A window of the Fibrobacter sp. UWB2 genome harbors these coding sequences:
- a CDS encoding DEAD/DEAH box helicase, with amino-acid sequence MAEDISCGPEIDVPENNDNSKLQLEADAFLNAIAGGADEDQADEAAFFAANPDGIVVDDNGEVLKSGANSKIKKGEKVEFIDDDDMTSEQEKPAEAEDATAATDSAALNEDSADEEDVGDESLVTFDDLGLSPEVLEAVKLAGYETPSPIQAKAIPALLQGANLLGTAQTGTGKTAAFSLPLLSRINFNGRETSMLVLTPTRELAIQVSDAIQQYAVKMQNVTVVPVYGGQDIAIQLRALKRKASIVVATPGRLIDHIKRGSISLGAVKAIVLDEADEMLDMGFMEDVETILKEIPADAQRALFSATMPDSVKKIIDQHLGEYEEARIEGKTTTVENICQRYLLVKNENKIEALARVLEGEEFDGVLIFVRTKQNTTEVAEKLESRGFNVAPLNGDLAQSMRERTINRLKMGKLDIVVATDVAARGIDVDRISLVVNYDIPYDTESYVHRIGRTGRAGRSGNAILFITPREKRMLKTIEKATRQPIDVMEMPTSEQISKKRVEAFKAKVKSVVSYGELDQFKELVRALAAEGCNMKDGVALEDGSVNEMTAEDIAAAVIKMYQKKQPLFPNLPPLEAPKERREKVRSGRDFLGNSEDFGLNSEEQKRLRKERKEGMNGVEEGYLRYYLGVGRIDHVSPRDIVGAIAGEANINSSNIGRIKLFDKFSTVELPNTLPQDVLDILSEMTIRGNDARFRVMTDEPPEGPAPGTRPHASREERRSFHRDRKGGFHDDERRGGFRKDLGERSFGDKPFENRKARRERQFADRKPGKFEDKPFRKDRDERSFGDKPFRKTRRFGRV; translated from the coding sequence ATGGCAGAAGATATTTCTTGCGGCCCGGAAATTGACGTTCCGGAAAATAACGACAACTCCAAATTACAGCTCGAAGCAGATGCTTTCTTGAACGCCATCGCAGGCGGTGCAGACGAAGATCAGGCTGACGAAGCCGCATTCTTTGCAGCAAATCCGGACGGCATTGTCGTTGACGACAATGGCGAAGTTTTGAAATCCGGAGCAAACTCCAAAATTAAGAAAGGCGAAAAAGTCGAATTTATCGACGATGACGATATGACAAGCGAGCAGGAAAAGCCCGCTGAAGCAGAAGACGCAACAGCAGCGACTGATTCGGCCGCCTTAAATGAAGACTCCGCAGACGAAGAAGATGTCGGCGATGAATCTTTGGTGACGTTCGACGATCTCGGTCTCTCTCCGGAAGTTCTTGAAGCGGTCAAGCTCGCCGGCTACGAAACGCCCTCGCCCATTCAGGCTAAGGCCATTCCGGCACTTTTGCAGGGCGCAAACCTTCTCGGAACAGCACAGACAGGTACCGGCAAGACGGCAGCATTCTCACTTCCGCTCCTTTCGCGTATCAACTTCAACGGACGCGAAACGTCCATGCTCGTGCTTACGCCGACACGCGAACTTGCGATCCAGGTTTCGGATGCCATCCAGCAATACGCTGTCAAGATGCAAAACGTGACGGTTGTTCCGGTCTATGGCGGTCAGGATATCGCTATCCAGTTGCGCGCCCTCAAGCGCAAGGCAAGCATCGTCGTTGCCACACCGGGTCGTTTGATTGACCATATCAAGCGTGGTTCTATTTCTCTCGGAGCGGTCAAGGCTATTGTCCTCGACGAAGCTGACGAAATGCTCGACATGGGCTTTATGGAAGACGTGGAAACCATCCTCAAGGAAATCCCCGCCGACGCCCAGCGCGCCCTCTTTAGCGCCACCATGCCGGACAGCGTCAAGAAAATTATCGACCAGCACTTGGGCGAATACGAAGAAGCCCGCATCGAAGGCAAGACGACCACGGTCGAAAACATTTGCCAGCGCTACTTGCTCGTGAAAAACGAAAATAAGATCGAAGCGCTCGCACGCGTGCTCGAAGGCGAAGAATTTGACGGAGTGCTCATTTTCGTGCGCACCAAGCAGAACACCACAGAAGTGGCTGAAAAGCTCGAAAGCCGAGGCTTCAACGTGGCTCCGCTCAACGGTGACCTCGCCCAGTCCATGCGCGAACGCACCATCAACCGTCTCAAGATGGGCAAGCTCGATATCGTCGTCGCAACAGACGTCGCCGCCCGCGGTATTGACGTGGACCGTATTTCACTCGTTGTGAACTACGACATTCCGTACGACACCGAATCCTACGTGCACCGCATTGGCCGTACAGGCCGTGCAGGCCGCAGCGGTAACGCCATCTTGTTCATCACGCCGCGCGAAAAGCGCATGCTCAAGACTATCGAAAAGGCAACGCGCCAGCCGATTGACGTGATGGAAATGCCGACCTCCGAACAGATTAGCAAAAAGCGCGTCGAAGCATTCAAGGCTAAAGTCAAGAGTGTCGTAAGCTACGGTGAACTCGACCAGTTCAAGGAACTCGTCCGCGCACTCGCCGCAGAAGGTTGCAACATGAAGGATGGCGTAGCCCTCGAAGATGGCTCCGTCAACGAAATGACTGCCGAAGACATCGCAGCAGCAGTCATCAAGATGTACCAGAAAAAGCAGCCGCTCTTCCCGAACCTCCCGCCGCTCGAAGCTCCGAAGGAACGCCGCGAAAAGGTCCGCTCAGGCAGAGACTTCCTCGGCAATAGCGAAGATTTCGGCCTCAATAGCGAAGAACAGAAACGCTTAAGGAAAGAACGCAAAGAAGGCATGAACGGCGTCGAAGAAGGCTATTTGCGTTACTACCTTGGCGTGGGTCGCATCGACCACGTAAGCCCGCGAGACATCGTGGGTGCAATCGCTGGCGAAGCAAACATCAACAGCAGCAATATCGGTCGCATCAAGCTGTTCGATAAGTTCAGTACCGTTGAACTCCCGAACACGCTTCCGCAAGACGTTCTCGACATTTTGTCCGAAATGACAATCCGCGGTAACGACGCCCGCTTCCGCGTGATGACCGACGAACCGCCCGAGGGCCCCGCACCGGGAACAAGACCGCACGCTAGCCGCGAAGAACGCCGCAGTTTCCATCGCGACCGCAAGGGAGGATTCCACGACGATGAACGCCGTGGCGGATTCCGCAAAGACCTTGGTGAACGCAGCTTTGGCGACAAGCCGTTCGAAAACCGCAAGGCCCGCCGCGAACGCCAATTCGCCGACCGCAAACCCGGCAAGTTCGAAGACAAGCCCTTCCGCAAAGACCGCGATGAACGCAGCTTTGGCGACAAGCCGTTCCGCAAGACACGCCGCTTCGGAAGAGTCTAA
- a CDS encoding ABC transporter ATP-binding protein — MNLKKKLKRILWRGVLRFLPVALLASAADAALLWGIRSFMGILQGEAVFSLTLWLVLMVVLTALRFAFFAWKLNISEKWLFGAGSLVMGWFLHTLRSLSPRVFHTPEGDLKVETAYESTIVLQSNGGVFFQAVQAILQLLVFLPVLFYISWPLTLFLFVVVVPLVGWMQRRLHKMGPAEEHILTERSNFRSSLYLARKLFRRWSSRFERKDISNDLMSQVRSLREDGLSVSLRKGVLSLVTESVSVLAMVFVLAFCALLISKGWMDGTGLVLYCSAVLLCYKPVKECARVMPQARSAMSALRVLEKFEALPSKKSDSSSVKKTFVPDSDYMQIAHGDFAYEGAFETLFSNFSLCWNTKKPVLVRGRNGVGKSTLLRLIAGLEEWDYGEITSNIPLKNNVFFVAQDLELPPLHLLEKLLAQTKFAAVAEFARAARVDKIIAKEGMSGGERARVALAWALASDSSMVLLDEPFASVALADREPLLTAFLDTAELLHKWVVLVSHDVLSRELEQRFNVLEMDHA; from the coding sequence GTGAATCTGAAAAAAAAGCTAAAAAGGATACTTTGGCGAGGCGTTTTACGCTTTTTGCCGGTGGCTTTGCTTGCGAGTGCCGCCGATGCGGCGTTGCTTTGGGGCATTCGTTCGTTCATGGGGATCCTCCAGGGCGAGGCTGTTTTCTCGCTTACGCTATGGCTTGTGCTGATGGTTGTCCTCACGGCGCTCCGTTTTGCTTTTTTTGCCTGGAAGTTGAACATTTCCGAAAAATGGCTTTTTGGCGCAGGATCCTTGGTGATGGGGTGGTTCCTGCATACGCTCCGTTCGCTTTCGCCGCGTGTGTTCCATACACCTGAGGGTGATTTGAAAGTCGAGACGGCGTATGAATCGACGATAGTCTTGCAATCAAATGGCGGCGTGTTTTTCCAGGCGGTGCAGGCGATTCTCCAGCTCCTAGTCTTTTTGCCGGTGCTGTTCTACATTTCATGGCCGTTGACTTTGTTCTTGTTTGTGGTTGTTGTTCCGCTTGTGGGCTGGATGCAGCGCCGTCTGCATAAGATGGGCCCTGCCGAAGAACATATTCTTACGGAACGTTCGAATTTTCGCAGTTCGCTTTATCTTGCCCGGAAACTTTTCCGCCGTTGGAGTTCTCGTTTTGAACGCAAGGATATTTCGAACGACTTAATGTCTCAGGTTCGCAGTCTCAGGGAAGATGGCCTTTCTGTCTCGCTCCGCAAAGGCGTGCTTTCTCTTGTTACGGAGAGCGTTTCGGTCTTGGCGATGGTCTTTGTGCTTGCGTTCTGTGCGCTTTTGATTTCGAAGGGCTGGATGGACGGAACGGGGCTTGTGCTTTACTGTTCGGCAGTTCTCCTTTGTTACAAACCCGTGAAAGAATGTGCTCGTGTAATGCCGCAGGCCCGCTCTGCGATGAGCGCTCTCCGTGTTTTGGAAAAGTTCGAAGCTTTGCCTTCGAAAAAGTCGGATTCCAGTTCTGTCAAAAAAACGTTTGTTCCGGATTCAGATTACATGCAAATTGCGCACGGAGATTTTGCGTACGAAGGGGCGTTCGAAACGCTCTTTAGCAATTTTTCGCTTTGCTGGAATACAAAAAAACCTGTACTTGTTCGTGGTCGAAATGGCGTGGGCAAATCGACACTGTTGCGCTTGATTGCTGGGCTTGAGGAATGGGACTATGGTGAAATTACAAGTAACATTCCTCTGAAAAACAATGTGTTTTTTGTGGCGCAAGATTTGGAATTGCCTCCCCTTCACTTGTTAGAAAAACTCCTTGCGCAAACGAAATTTGCGGCTGTCGCGGAATTTGCTCGTGCGGCCCGTGTTGATAAAATTATTGCCAAGGAAGGAATGTCGGGTGGCGAACGCGCTCGTGTCGCTTTGGCTTGGGCTTTGGCTTCGGATAGCTCGATGGTTTTGCTTGACGAACCTTTTGCATCGGTGGCGCTTGCTGACCGCGAACCGCTTTTGACGGCGTTCCTTGATACGGCGGAACTTTTGCACAAGTGGGTGGTGCTCGTGAGCCATGATGTGCTTTCCCGTGAACTTGAACAACGTTTTAACGTTTTGGAGATGGACCATGCCTAG
- a CDS encoding isoprenylcysteine carboxylmethyltransferase family protein, with product MPSAKNGLAARLYRFRGYILGLIAIALVITPPCVFSTEIRSGVLIAITLYVVSAFLRVQSRRFIGEHTRGHVHAADALVTCGPYASVRHPLYVSNTGFALGLAFFHLGVSLWVVPFMLVVVAFEIALSRIEDRFLEKTFGDVWRAWAAKTPAFFPRLGGTACGSSRVPAQRTFWQAFFADSSSWLWLLFCNLLLVLRKVAVFYV from the coding sequence ATGCCTAGTGCAAAAAACGGGCTCGCTGCACGCCTGTATCGCTTTCGCGGGTACATCTTGGGTTTAATCGCCATTGCCCTAGTTATAACCCCGCCTTGCGTTTTTTCTACTGAAATAAGGTCGGGCGTTTTAATAGCCATCACGCTTTACGTTGTAAGTGCTTTTTTACGGGTACAGTCGCGCCGCTTTATTGGTGAGCATACTCGTGGTCACGTCCATGCGGCAGATGCGCTTGTGACTTGCGGCCCTTACGCTTCCGTTCGCCATCCGCTTTACGTTTCCAATACCGGCTTTGCGCTGGGGCTTGCGTTTTTCCATCTGGGCGTTTCGCTTTGGGTGGTCCCGTTTATGCTCGTTGTTGTTGCGTTTGAAATTGCGCTTTCGCGAATCGAGGACCGCTTTCTGGAAAAGACTTTTGGCGATGTCTGGCGTGCATGGGCGGCAAAGACTCCAGCATTTTTCCCACGTTTGGGCGGTACTGCTTGTGGTTCAAGCCGCGTTCCTGCGCAAAGGACCTTTTGGCAGGCGTTTTTTGCCGATTCGTCTTCGTGGCTATGGCTCTTGTTTTGTAATTTATTACTGGTATTAAGAAAAGTGGCGGTTTTCTATGTTTAA
- a CDS encoding 3-deoxy-D-manno-octulosonic acid transferase, translated as MFKVLDVARKALGSVAEVAAKVPVIENKYHVNERLRGPWPKGPFLWMHGASLGECKMLLNLAKFIQEDLPDCPRILITAQKVEVVSFIKESGVNVTTCIAPADTPVTMKSFISAVKPLGLILAENEFWPGYLSSIQRISTRPSVAVVSGRFYRAIPGIDFSAVGYASMQTGSDLSRFMSVAARANISRVMIGGDWKLLPWVRSGKSVTAPENPTVDTVFVSMHIQEWAGLNQMILSSIKCQESVVLVPRRLSEVAGFRKALHDQELIVVDWPLVQKGAVSLVSEFGKTKEIFAVSKSAVIGGSFARGLGVHDFWEPLQRGVATCVGPYAAGQKETVTTLVREGVIAQLQSVSEYSRRNKPDVRLVQTFLAHESAKISDSYQQLLEFLKNLLK; from the coding sequence ATGTTTAAGGTGTTAGACGTTGCGCGCAAGGCTCTCGGCTCTGTGGCCGAAGTTGCTGCTAAAGTGCCTGTGATAGAAAATAAGTACCACGTGAATGAGCGCTTGCGCGGTCCGTGGCCTAAGGGACCGTTCCTTTGGATGCATGGCGCGAGTCTTGGCGAATGCAAGATGCTCCTGAATTTGGCAAAGTTTATTCAGGAAGATTTGCCGGACTGTCCGCGGATTTTGATTACGGCTCAGAAGGTTGAGGTCGTTTCGTTTATCAAAGAATCGGGCGTAAATGTGACGACGTGCATTGCCCCTGCGGATACGCCTGTGACGATGAAGTCCTTTATTTCTGCGGTTAAGCCTCTTGGACTCATCCTTGCGGAAAATGAATTTTGGCCGGGCTATCTTTCTTCGATCCAGCGGATTTCGACAAGGCCTTCTGTGGCTGTTGTTTCGGGACGCTTTTACCGTGCCATCCCCGGAATTGATTTTTCGGCGGTGGGCTATGCGAGCATGCAGACGGGCTCGGATCTTTCTCGTTTTATGAGTGTCGCTGCCCGTGCAAATATTTCGCGGGTGATGATCGGTGGCGATTGGAAACTTTTGCCATGGGTGCGCTCTGGCAAGTCTGTGACCGCCCCTGAAAATCCGACGGTCGATACGGTGTTTGTCTCGATGCACATCCAGGAATGGGCGGGGCTCAACCAGATGATCCTTTCGTCGATTAAGTGTCAGGAATCGGTGGTGCTTGTGCCGCGTCGCTTGTCTGAAGTGGCGGGGTTCCGCAAGGCGTTGCATGACCAGGAGCTTATCGTGGTGGATTGGCCGCTTGTGCAAAAGGGCGCTGTTTCGCTTGTAAGTGAATTTGGCAAGACAAAGGAAATTTTTGCAGTTTCCAAGTCGGCTGTAATTGGTGGTTCGTTTGCGCGTGGCCTTGGCGTCCATGATTTCTGGGAACCGCTCCAGCGTGGCGTGGCAACGTGCGTGGGACCTTATGCGGCCGGGCAGAAGGAAACGGTGACAACGCTTGTCCGTGAAGGCGTCATTGCTCAGTTGCAATCGGTGTCGGAATATTCAAGGCGCAACAAGCCCGATGTTCGTTTGGTACAGACGTTCCTTGCTCACGAAAGTGCGAAGATTAGTGATTCTTATCAGCAACTGCTTGAATTTTTGAAGAATTTGTTAAAGTAA
- the ispH gene encoding 4-hydroxy-3-methylbut-2-enyl diphosphate reductase has protein sequence MKKLVLATPRGFCAGVDRAIHVVEKAVEKFGTPIYVRHEIVHNKFVVETLKSKGVVFVDELDQVPEGSVVIFSAHGVAERIYEDAKARNLQVLDASCPLVLKVHFSAKRHYNAGRHIILIGHAGHAEVEGTLGQLPEGAITLIRNEKDAETVEVPAGKELAYITQTTLSVAETRKIIEALKRRFPNIIGPDAGDLCYATGNRQAAVLELCSEVDMLLVVGAKNSSNSSRLMELGLEQGLPSHLIADVNDLDPAWFDGINTVGLSSGASAPEVLVQGVVDWLKEKFGPIEVKNLVKLVENTKFNLPKALQD, from the coding sequence ATGAAAAAACTCGTTTTGGCTACGCCCCGTGGATTCTGTGCTGGCGTTGACCGTGCCATCCATGTGGTTGAAAAGGCTGTCGAAAAGTTCGGTACGCCCATATATGTACGCCATGAAATTGTGCACAACAAGTTTGTTGTGGAAACCCTCAAGAGCAAGGGTGTGGTCTTTGTCGACGAGCTCGACCAGGTCCCGGAAGGCTCCGTGGTGATTTTTTCGGCTCATGGGGTTGCTGAACGCATTTATGAAGATGCCAAGGCCCGTAACTTGCAGGTACTTGATGCAAGCTGCCCGCTGGTGCTCAAGGTGCATTTCAGTGCCAAGCGCCATTACAATGCGGGTCGCCATATCATCTTGATTGGCCATGCGGGCCATGCCGAAGTGGAAGGCACGCTTGGACAGCTCCCGGAAGGCGCAATCACGCTTATCAGGAACGAGAAAGACGCAGAGACTGTCGAGGTCCCTGCAGGCAAGGAACTTGCCTACATCACGCAGACAACGCTCTCTGTGGCCGAAACGCGCAAGATTATCGAGGCCCTCAAGCGCCGCTTCCCGAATATCATTGGCCCGGATGCGGGTGACCTTTGCTATGCGACGGGTAACCGCCAGGCGGCGGTTCTCGAACTTTGCTCCGAGGTCGACATGCTTTTGGTGGTCGGTGCCAAGAATTCTTCGAATTCCTCGCGTTTGATGGAACTTGGACTTGAACAGGGACTCCCGAGCCACCTGATTGCAGACGTGAATGACCTCGATCCAGCCTGGTTTGACGGGATTAATACGGTCGGCCTCTCGAGTGGGGCGAGCGCACCTGAAGTGCTGGTTCAGGGTGTCGTGGACTGGTTAAAAGAAAAATTTGGCCCGATTGAAGTGAAAAATCTTGTAAAATTAGTCGAAAATACGAAGTTTAACTTGCCAAAAGCATTGCAAGATTAA
- the rpmB gene encoding 50S ribosomal protein L28, with protein sequence MSRICEVTGKAGLVGNMVSHSNRKKLMKQLPNLQKKRFYIPEEDRWVTLRVSAAGLRTINKLGIQAVAQELGI encoded by the coding sequence ATGAGCCGCATTTGTGAAGTCACCGGCAAGGCCGGTCTCGTGGGCAACATGGTTTCCCACTCTAACCGTAAGAAGTTGATGAAGCAGCTTCCGAACCTCCAGAAGAAGCGCTTCTACATTCCTGAAGAAGACCGCTGGGTGACGCTCCGCGTTAGCGCCGCTGGTCTCCGCACGATCAACAAGCTTGGCATCCAGGCTGTTGCTCAGGAACTCGGAATCTAA
- a CDS encoding PolC-type DNA polymerase III, with translation MIALPPKFVAFDLETTGLVNRKDEIIEIGAVKFTVEVKNGRVVPKLISEFDTLVKPNMLIPAEATNVNHITDKMVENAPPVGEALKQFTAFCGPGSILLAHNANFDASFLRTAYEQNPQFTPGNPVVDSLAISKTIMPELANHKLGFMANMFMKRGEISMTIDEEKMHRSVYDCEMLMEVFVALLRRRLKEKEWEMGSIMQAMAKYKGVPQFIRK, from the coding sequence GTGATCGCATTACCTCCAAAATTTGTCGCATTCGACTTAGAAACGACTGGTCTTGTCAACCGTAAAGACGAAATCATTGAAATTGGCGCCGTAAAGTTCACTGTAGAAGTGAAAAACGGACGCGTCGTGCCGAAACTCATCTCGGAATTTGACACGCTCGTAAAGCCCAACATGCTCATCCCCGCCGAAGCAACGAACGTGAACCACATTACCGATAAGATGGTCGAAAACGCACCGCCGGTCGGCGAAGCCCTCAAGCAGTTCACCGCATTCTGCGGCCCGGGCTCCATCTTGCTCGCTCACAACGCAAACTTCGACGCCAGCTTCTTGCGCACCGCCTACGAACAGAACCCGCAGTTTACGCCAGGGAATCCCGTTGTCGATAGCCTTGCCATTTCCAAGACCATCATGCCGGAACTTGCGAACCACAAGCTCGGTTTTATGGCAAATATGTTCATGAAGCGCGGTGAAATTTCGATGACCATCGATGAAGAAAAGATGCACCGCTCCGTGTACGACTGCGAAATGCTCATGGAAGTGTTCGTCGCCCTCCTCCGTCGCCGCCTCAAGGAAAAGGAATGGGAAATGGGTAGCATCATGCAGGCCATGGCGAAGTACAAAGGCGTCCCGCAGTTCATCCGCAAGTAG
- a CDS encoding lysophospholipid acyltransferase family protein: MKQPSIKTKLLATLGALWMRSLRIRLRVPDDFRPGILGLWHKDLLASTAAFKDKNVHILVSESSDGEFFAQAAKQLHYEVTRGSDTHGATNVRHLLKSLKNNRFVGMALDGPHGPALQVKPGSLWLSKASGQPLWLFCIKYGKHFRLNGWDNFIIPLPLTAIDIEIKYLLPENIQNKETQP, from the coding sequence GTGAAACAGCCCTCGATTAAGACCAAACTACTTGCGACGCTTGGCGCCCTCTGGATGAGGAGCCTCCGCATTCGCCTGCGCGTGCCCGACGACTTTCGACCGGGCATCTTGGGTCTATGGCACAAGGACCTGCTCGCAAGTACCGCCGCCTTCAAGGACAAGAACGTCCACATCCTCGTCTCGGAATCGAGCGACGGCGAGTTTTTCGCCCAGGCAGCGAAACAGCTCCATTACGAAGTCACCCGCGGTTCTGACACGCACGGCGCCACAAACGTCCGCCACCTGCTCAAGTCGCTCAAGAACAACCGTTTTGTCGGCATGGCGCTCGACGGCCCGCACGGCCCCGCCCTCCAAGTAAAACCGGGTTCACTTTGGCTATCCAAGGCTAGCGGCCAGCCCCTTTGGCTTTTTTGCATCAAGTATGGCAAGCATTTTCGCTTAAACGGATGGGATAATTTCATTATTCCGCTCCCTTTGACAGCAATTGACATCGAAATTAAGTATCTTTTGCCCGAAAATATTCAAAATAAGGAAACACAGCCGTGA
- a CDS encoding DNA alkylation repair protein, with translation MLRFTQEISLALRSIANEEEAHEMSKKAREQFEFLGIRLVPRREVTYPIFDKYPPKDGDELVSRVEDMWAQPYREFQYAACDYLFRHRVLLGGQHLNFLKKLIKTRAWRDTVDTLASCVLGDLALRLPALRTKIASWIRDPNIWVRRSAIIFQVQYKDRTDWPLLRQFCLTCAKDDDYYIRNGIGRALSEYARINPTEVRRFVQDNAFAEQTAQEILRLI, from the coding sequence ATGCTTCGGTTTACACAAGAAATATCTCTCGCTTTGCGCTCTATCGCTAATGAAGAAGAAGCGCATGAAATGTCTAAGAAGGCTAGGGAGCAATTTGAATTTCTCGGAATCAGATTGGTTCCCCGTCGTGAAGTCACGTACCCGATTTTCGACAAGTACCCGCCAAAGGACGGGGACGAGCTCGTATCGAGGGTCGAGGACATGTGGGCACAGCCGTATAGGGAATTCCAGTACGCAGCTTGTGACTACCTGTTCCGCCATCGCGTGCTTCTCGGTGGCCAGCATTTGAACTTTTTGAAAAAGCTCATCAAGACCAGAGCTTGGCGCGACACGGTCGACACCCTTGCTTCTTGCGTCTTGGGTGACTTGGCGCTCCGCTTACCGGCGCTGCGTACAAAGATTGCCTCTTGGATCCGCGACCCGAACATCTGGGTCCGCCGCAGTGCGATCATCTTCCAGGTGCAGTACAAGGACCGCACGGACTGGCCGCTCTTGCGTCAGTTCTGCCTCACTTGCGCTAAGGACGATGACTATTACATCCGCAATGGCATTGGTCGTGCGCTTTCTGAATACGCACGCATCAACCCGACGGAAGTCCGCCGTTTTGTGCAGGATAACGCATTCGCCGAACAGACCGCTCAGGAAATCCTCCGCCTCATTTAA
- a CDS encoding radical SAM protein → MNSLLNKAIAQERLTPAEGLEILKNVPWTEVVEAADTVRQAKLPGNRVGYTAFRIVNYTNVCEVTCSFCSFCRPAKHPEAYILSLDEIRQKTLEAKAKGADQIFLQGGVNKEIPLSYYTDVLKMLTQELGVKVRGFSPVELVRIAEFNNITLDELLDIFKDAGLSSVPGAGAEILSDRMRQILSPKKLPAQKWCDTLAACHKKGLPGSANIVIGSAETAEEVIEHLEYVRKTQDIAGGFKSFVVWTFQPQTDKFPIRHVRGDEYIKLLALSRLYLDNVPHIEVSLLGMGLSLGELGLHAGADDINSIVIEENVLQNHGLTTIEQAENFIKNAGFTPYRRSLNFD, encoded by the coding sequence ATGAATTCCTTGTTAAACAAAGCTATCGCACAAGAGCGACTCACGCCAGCCGAAGGGCTCGAAATCCTGAAAAACGTGCCGTGGACAGAAGTCGTCGAAGCGGCCGATACCGTGCGCCAAGCAAAACTCCCCGGGAACCGCGTCGGTTACACGGCGTTCCGCATTGTGAACTACACGAACGTCTGCGAAGTGACTTGCAGTTTTTGCAGTTTTTGTCGCCCCGCAAAGCACCCCGAAGCGTACATTTTGAGTTTAGACGAAATCCGTCAAAAGACGCTCGAGGCCAAAGCCAAAGGCGCCGACCAGATTTTTCTGCAAGGTGGCGTCAACAAGGAAATTCCTCTCAGCTATTACACCGATGTCCTCAAGATGCTCACGCAAGAATTGGGCGTCAAGGTGCGCGGATTCTCGCCGGTTGAACTTGTCCGCATTGCGGAATTCAACAACATAACGCTTGACGAACTGCTTGACATTTTCAAGGATGCAGGTCTCAGCTCCGTTCCGGGCGCAGGCGCCGAGATTCTCTCTGACCGCATGCGTCAAATCTTGAGCCCCAAGAAGCTCCCCGCGCAAAAGTGGTGCGACACGCTTGCCGCCTGCCACAAAAAAGGCCTCCCCGGTAGCGCGAACATCGTCATTGGCAGTGCCGAAACCGCCGAAGAAGTCATAGAACATTTGGAATACGTGCGCAAAACGCAGGACATCGCGGGCGGATTCAAGAGCTTTGTCGTGTGGACGTTCCAGCCGCAGACCGACAAGTTCCCTATTCGCCATGTACGCGGCGATGAATACATCAAGTTGCTCGCGCTCAGCCGCCTGTACCTCGACAACGTCCCGCACATCGAAGTTTCGCTCCTTGGCATGGGACTTTCTCTCGGGGAACTTGGGCTGCACGCCGGCGCCGACGACATCAACAGCATCGTCATCGAAGAGAACGTGCTCCAAAACCACGGGCTCACGACCATCGAGCAAGCCGAAAATTTCATCAAAAACGCAGGATTCACCCCCTACCGCCGATCCCTCAACTTTGACTAA